A part of Blastopirellula marina genomic DNA contains:
- a CDS encoding UbiX family flavin prenyltransferase produces the protein MSLPIVVAITGASGAVYARRLLNVLHHSGYDIQLSISTSGQTVFQQELGIRLELDNFDPWTLVSAEVETNDTKLAKTVELNHAAEPGEFRYCHFADFMSPMASGSARSAGMVVCPCSGGTLAGIVNGNCTNLIQRAAEVHLKERRKLILVPRETPLSLGYIDNMRRAVEAGAVVMPAMPGWYHGVRSLDDLVDFMVARILDQLDIPHALIHRWGDDA, from the coding sequence ATGAGCTTGCCGATTGTCGTGGCGATCACCGGTGCCAGCGGAGCCGTCTATGCACGGCGTCTGCTCAACGTGCTGCACCACTCGGGCTACGACATTCAACTGTCGATCAGCACCTCTGGCCAAACCGTGTTTCAGCAGGAACTGGGGATTCGGCTGGAACTCGATAACTTCGATCCCTGGACGCTTGTTTCGGCCGAAGTCGAGACGAACGATACGAAGCTCGCGAAGACCGTCGAACTAAATCACGCGGCGGAGCCAGGTGAGTTTCGCTACTGCCACTTTGCCGACTTCATGTCCCCCATGGCTAGCGGTTCCGCGCGATCAGCAGGAATGGTTGTTTGCCCATGTTCCGGCGGTACATTAGCCGGCATCGTAAATGGAAACTGCACCAACCTTATTCAGCGGGCAGCTGAAGTTCATTTGAAAGAACGCCGTAAGCTAATCCTCGTTCCTCGTGAAACGCCTCTCTCCCTTGGCTACATCGACAATATGCGAAGAGCCGTTGAAGCCGGAGCGGTTGTTATGCCGGCGATGCCTGGCTGGTATCACGGAGTTAGATCGCTGGATGATCTAGTCGATTTCATGGTGGCCAGAATCTTGGACCAACTCGACATTCCACACGCCTTGATCCACCGCTGGGGAGACG